GCCATATCTGAAGACGGGCGCGAAAGACGGTGTGGCAACGCCGCCCGATCCCTTGCGCTGGCACCCGGTCGACGTGCCGGAACAAGAGACCGACTTCGTGCAGGGCTTGCGCACCGTCGTCGTCAATGGCGACCCCGATGCGCAAACCGGCATGGCCGCGCATCTGTACCTCGCCAATCGCTCGATGACCGACAGTGCCTTCGTCAATGCCGACGGCGAAATGCTGCTGGTGCCGCAGCAGGGCACGCTCACCATCACGACGGAACTTGGCATGCTGGAAGTCGCGCCCGGCGAGATTGCACTGCTGCCGCGCGGCATGGCGTTCAAGGTGGCGGTCGATGGACCGTCGCGTGGTTATGTATGCGAAAACTATGGCGCGCATTTCCGACTGCCGGAACTCGGACCGATCGGCAGCAATGGCCTGGCGAACGCGCGAGACTTCCTCGCCCCCGTAGCGGCCCATGAAAAGGAAGGGACGCCATACCGTCTCATCAAGAAATACAACGGCGCGCTGTGGAGCGCGCCGGCAAAGAGTTCGCCCTTCAATGTCGTCGCGTGGCACGGCAACCTGGTGCCGTTCAAATACGACACCAAACATTTCATGACCATCGGTTCGATCAGTTTCGATCATCCGGACCCGTCGATCTTCACGGTGCTGACCTCGCCGAGCGACACGGCAGGCACCGCGAACTGCGACTTCGTGATCTTCCCGCCGCGCTGGATGGTGGCCGAGGATACCTTCCGTCCGCCCTGGTACCACCGCAACGTGATGAGCGAATTCATGGGCCTGGTGCAAGGCCAGTACGACGCCAAGCCGGAGGGATTCAAGCCGGGCGGCATGAGCCTGCACAACTGCATGGTGCCGCACGGACCCGATGCCGAAGCGTTCGATGCCGCGAGCAGTGCCGCACTGGCGCCGCGCAAGCTCGACGACACACTGGCCTTCATGTTCGAAAGCCGCTGGCGTTTCCACGCGACGGAATTTGCACTGAACGGCGGTGCGCTGGACAGCGGTTACGCGAGCTGCTGGGCCAACCTCAAAGACAATTTCAAGGAGCAGGCATGAACAACCCAACCAATGATCCCGACCTGCGCAGCTGGGTCGCATCGGCGAACGCAGCCGGCACCGATTTCCCGATACAGAACCTGCCCTACGGCCGCTTCCGCCGTGCGGGCACGCAGGAAAGCTGGCGCATCGGCATCGCGATCGGCGACCAGATACTCGACCTGAAACTCGCCTTCGGGAAGACGGTATGGGAAGCGGCAGTGCAGTCATCGCTCGCATCGCTGACGGCCGGCGACCTGAATGCCTTCATGGCGCAAGGTCCGTCGGTCTGGCGCGGACTGCGTGCGGCGCTGTCGCAGGCATTGCGTGAAGGCAGCAAGGCGCAGGCGCAGCTTGAAGCCTGTCTGCTGCCGCAAGCGCAGGCCGAGTTCTCGGTCCCCTGCGAGATCGGCGACTACACCGATTTCTACGCCGGCATCCACCACGCGACCACAGTCGGCAAGCTGTTCCGTCCCGACAACCCGCTGCTGCCCAACTACAAATGGGTACCGATCGGCTATCACGGCCGCAGTTCCTCCATCGGCGTGAGCGGCCAGTCGTTCCGCCGCCCGCGCGGCCAGATCAAGGGCGAGGGCGACACACC
The Noviherbaspirillum cavernae DNA segment above includes these coding regions:
- the hmgA gene encoding homogentisate 1,2-dioxygenase; protein product: MSNPNLNYQSGFGNQFASEAVEGALPIGRNSPQRVAHGLYAELLSGTAFTAPRAENLRTWMYRRQPSVVIGAYQPLPQPYLKTGAKDGVATPPDPLRWHPVDVPEQETDFVQGLRTVVVNGDPDAQTGMAAHLYLANRSMTDSAFVNADGEMLLVPQQGTLTITTELGMLEVAPGEIALLPRGMAFKVAVDGPSRGYVCENYGAHFRLPELGPIGSNGLANARDFLAPVAAHEKEGTPYRLIKKYNGALWSAPAKSSPFNVVAWHGNLVPFKYDTKHFMTIGSISFDHPDPSIFTVLTSPSDTAGTANCDFVIFPPRWMVAEDTFRPPWYHRNVMSEFMGLVQGQYDAKPEGFKPGGMSLHNCMVPHGPDAEAFDAASSAALAPRKLDDTLAFMFESRWRFHATEFALNGGALDSGYASCWANLKDNFKEQA